The proteins below are encoded in one region of Microbispora sp. NBC_01189:
- a CDS encoding SanA/YdcF family protein, which translates to MGGLPRSLAPWTWSRTARRRSFQALVALSVLPLAPITWAWLTSAAHRVTAEPGTRWTASVPAMPAALVLGAGVMGDRPSPMLRTRLDIAADLYRAGRVRALLLSGDNSRRTYDEPTVMRDYLISRGVPGERIVLDYAGFDTWDSCVRAKEIFGASRLVVVTQVFHLPRAVALCRTAGLDAFGVGDDSSHDWPVETAAYAMREFPAAAKALLDGLVLHSPPRFLGRREVALDRALAS; encoded by the coding sequence GTGGGAGGCCTACCCCGCTCCCTGGCGCCCTGGACCTGGTCGCGTACGGCCCGGCGCCGGAGCTTCCAGGCGCTCGTCGCCCTGAGCGTGCTGCCGCTGGCGCCGATCACCTGGGCCTGGCTGACGAGTGCGGCGCACCGGGTGACGGCGGAGCCGGGCACGCGGTGGACCGCCTCGGTGCCCGCCATGCCGGCCGCGCTCGTGCTCGGCGCGGGCGTGATGGGCGACCGCCCCTCCCCGATGCTGCGCACGCGGCTGGACATCGCGGCCGACCTCTACCGCGCGGGCCGGGTGCGGGCCCTGCTGCTCTCCGGCGACAACAGCCGCAGGACCTACGACGAGCCGACGGTCATGCGCGACTATCTGATCTCCAGGGGCGTCCCCGGCGAGCGGATCGTGCTCGACTACGCCGGGTTCGACACCTGGGACTCCTGCGTCCGGGCCAAGGAGATCTTCGGCGCGTCGCGTCTCGTCGTGGTCACGCAGGTGTTCCATCTCCCCCGGGCCGTCGCGCTGTGCCGGACCGCCGGGCTCGACGCGTTCGGCGTCGGCGACGACTCCAGCCACGACTGGCCGGTGGAGACGGCGGCCTACGCGATGCGGGAGTTCCCCGCCGCCGCCAAGGCCCTGCTCGACGGTCTGGTCCTGCACTCGCCGCCGCGGTTCCTCGGCCGGCGCGAGGTCGCCCTCGACCGCGCGCTGGCCTC